A genome region from Geodermatophilus bullaregiensis includes the following:
- a CDS encoding fused MFS/spermidine synthase — protein sequence MAAGVTFLASGAVLVLEIVGLRLIAPYVGITLQTNTAVIGFALAAIAIGAWAGGATADRRDPRQLIAPLLVAGGALVVAVLPLVRFAGSFLTGADAGSVLLLAAVAVVVPAALLSAVPPMVVKLQLGSLAETGSVVGRLSGIGTLGGIAATFVTGFLLIAVFPSSGILVGTGLVTVVAGVAVAVLLRRSPGGAGRVPTALLLLAVGGSLLAAVAPTPCEEETAYHCARVVADPERDTGRVLLLDTLRHSYVDLADPTYLEFEYVRAIAAVTDVLAPAGAPLSALHLGGGGLTVPRYLTEVRPGTTSRVLEVDPGVVEIDREQLGLATSEDLQVRVGDARVGLAAEPAGERDLVVGDAFGGLSVPWQLTTVEALELVDRALTDDGVYVANLIDHPPLSFVRAELATMREVWPHVLLLARAPVLAGEDGGNLVAVASSRPLDPDVLAGALAAQDSTWQVAPEDEVATLAGDAQVLTDDAAPVDQLLTPYGAPGS from the coding sequence GTGGCCGCCGGCGTCACCTTCCTGGCCTCCGGCGCGGTGCTGGTGCTGGAGATCGTCGGGCTGCGGCTCATCGCGCCCTACGTCGGCATCACGCTGCAGACCAACACCGCGGTCATCGGGTTCGCGCTGGCCGCGATCGCGATCGGCGCCTGGGCCGGCGGCGCCACCGCGGACCGCCGCGACCCGCGGCAGCTGATCGCGCCCCTGCTGGTGGCCGGTGGCGCGCTCGTGGTCGCCGTCCTGCCGCTGGTCCGCTTCGCCGGGTCCTTCCTCACCGGTGCCGACGCCGGCAGCGTGCTGCTGCTGGCCGCCGTCGCCGTCGTCGTCCCCGCGGCGCTGCTGTCGGCCGTGCCGCCGATGGTGGTCAAGCTGCAGCTGGGCAGCCTGGCCGAGACCGGCTCGGTCGTGGGGCGGCTGTCGGGCATCGGCACCCTCGGTGGCATCGCGGCCACCTTCGTCACCGGGTTCCTGCTGATCGCGGTGTTCCCCAGCAGCGGCATCCTCGTGGGCACCGGGCTGGTCACCGTCGTCGCGGGTGTCGCCGTGGCGGTCCTGCTGCGCCGCTCGCCCGGCGGGGCCGGCCGGGTCCCCACCGCGCTGCTGCTGCTCGCCGTCGGGGGGTCGCTGCTGGCCGCGGTCGCGCCGACGCCCTGCGAGGAGGAGACGGCCTACCACTGCGCCCGCGTCGTCGCCGACCCCGAGCGCGACACCGGCCGGGTGCTGCTGCTCGACACGCTGCGGCACAGCTACGTCGACCTCGCCGACCCGACGTACCTGGAGTTCGAGTACGTGCGGGCCATCGCCGCGGTCACCGACGTCCTCGCCCCGGCCGGCGCGCCGCTGTCGGCGCTGCACCTGGGTGGCGGCGGGCTGACCGTGCCGCGCTACCTCACCGAGGTCCGCCCCGGCACCACCAGCCGGGTCCTCGAGGTCGACCCCGGCGTCGTGGAGATCGACCGCGAGCAGCTGGGCCTGGCGACGTCGGAGGACCTGCAGGTGCGGGTCGGCGACGCCCGCGTGGGGCTGGCCGCCGAGCCGGCGGGGGAGCGCGACCTCGTCGTCGGCGACGCCTTCGGGGGGCTGTCGGTGCCCTGGCAGCTGACCACCGTGGAGGCGCTGGAGCTGGTGGACCGGGCGCTCACCGACGACGGCGTCTACGTCGCCAACCTCATCGACCACCCGCCGCTGTCCTTCGTCCGTGCCGAGCTCGCCACGATGCGCGAGGTGTGGCCGCACGTGCTGCTGCTGGCCCGGGCGCCGGTCCTGGCGGGGGAGGATGGCGGCAACCTGGTCGCCGTCGCCTCCTCCCGGCCGCTGGACCCCGACGTCCTGGCCGGGGCGCTGGCTGCCCAGGACTCGACCTGGCAGGTCGCCCCGGAGGACGAGGTGGCCACGCTCGCCGGCGACGCGCAGGTGCTCACCGACGACGCCGCGCCCGTCGACCAGCTGCTCACGCCCTACGGCGCCCCCGGCTCGTAG
- a CDS encoding SOS response-associated peptidase has protein sequence MCGRYAASRRPEDLVVEFEAVPAEGQQPLPADYNVAPTKDVYVVRTKRERDPEGSPTGAGHRELRGVRWGLVPSWAKDVSVGNRLLNARVESLTEKPAFRAAARSRRCLVPADGWYEWQKRLDSPGKQPFFITPADGSVLAMAGLYEVWGKGEDRLYTCTVVTAPATGALTEIHDRMPLVLPRERWADWLDPARDDVETLAAPTPPELVEALELRPVGTAVNNVRNNGAELLTRVEGTSAPADQPALF, from the coding sequence ATGTGCGGTCGTTACGCCGCCAGCCGCCGCCCCGAGGACCTCGTGGTCGAGTTCGAGGCGGTGCCCGCGGAGGGCCAGCAGCCCCTGCCGGCCGACTACAACGTCGCGCCGACCAAGGACGTGTACGTCGTCCGCACCAAGCGCGAGCGCGATCCCGAGGGCAGCCCCACCGGCGCCGGGCACCGCGAGCTGCGCGGCGTCCGCTGGGGGCTGGTGCCCTCGTGGGCCAAGGACGTCTCGGTCGGCAACCGGCTGCTCAACGCCCGCGTGGAGTCCCTGACCGAGAAGCCCGCCTTCCGCGCGGCGGCCCGCTCCCGCCGCTGCCTGGTCCCGGCCGACGGCTGGTACGAGTGGCAGAAGCGGCTCGACTCCCCGGGCAAGCAGCCCTTCTTCATCACCCCGGCCGACGGGTCGGTGCTGGCCATGGCCGGGCTGTACGAGGTGTGGGGCAAGGGCGAGGACCGCCTCTACACCTGCACGGTGGTCACCGCCCCGGCCACCGGCGCGCTCACCGAGATCCACGACCGCATGCCGCTGGTGCTGCCGCGCGAGCGCTGGGCCGACTGGCTCGACCCCGCCCGCGACGACGTCGAGACGCTGGCCGCACCCACGCCGCCGGAGCTGGTCGAGGCCCTCGAGCTGCGCCCGGTGGGCACCGCGGTGAACAACGTCCGCAACAACGGCGCCGAGCTGCTGACCCGGGTGGAGGGCACCAGCGCCCCCGCCGACCAGCCGGCGCTCTTCTGA